A window from Termitidicoccus mucosus encodes these proteins:
- a CDS encoding N-6 DNA methylase translates to MGALILQMEKEPFTDLLGTYYMDMIISKGGQQCHGEFHTPQEICRLIGRMLADGDSLPESGPVTICEPACGSGAMILALAEQYGPANIRRLRVTAIDINRMACDMCFINTTLWGIPTHVIHGNSLNLKFEASWRNIHWIAPFLLRHPRLGGCSRSRSVNAIRRASPLSRGNCRHQDGAGPADV, encoded by the coding sequence ATGGGCGCCCTCATCCTCCAAATGGAGAAGGAGCCTTTCACCGACTTGCTCGGGACCTACTACATGGATATGATTATTTCAAAAGGCGGGCAGCAGTGCCATGGGGAATTTCACACGCCTCAAGAAATCTGCCGGCTGATTGGCAGAATGCTGGCGGACGGCGACAGCCTGCCCGAATCCGGGCCGGTTACGATCTGCGAGCCCGCGTGCGGATCAGGCGCGATGATCCTCGCGCTGGCCGAGCAATATGGCCCCGCAAACATTCGCAGGTTGCGAGTCACCGCCATCGACATCAATCGCATGGCCTGTGACATGTGTTTCATCAACACCACCCTATGGGGCATCCCCACCCACGTGATTCACGGAAACTCCCTCAACCTCAAGTTTGAGGCGTCTTGGCGAAACATCCATTGGATCGCGCCGTTTCTGCTTCGGCATCCACGCCTCGGAGGATGTAGTCGCAGCCGCAGCGTCAATGCCATCCGGCGGGCGAGCCCCCTCTCCCGAGGAAACTGCCGCCATCAAGACGGCGCTGGGCCAGCAGATGTTTGA
- a CDS encoding type II toxin-antitoxin system VapC family toxin translates to MNVVLDGSAALTILLPDERGGKAAPSILNALNEAEEIHVPAHWWVEVANGVLMAERRSRLTQAESATALEDAHELEPATDRKAARG, encoded by the coding sequence ATGAACGTTGTCTTGGACGGAAGTGCGGCGCTGACGATTTTGTTGCCGGACGAGCGTGGCGGCAAGGCTGCGCCCTCAATCTTGAACGCCCTCAACGAGGCGGAGGAAATACACGTCCCCGCGCATTGGTGGGTTGAGGTTGCAAACGGGGTGCTCATGGCCGAAAGGCGCTCGCGCCTGACCCAGGCGGAGAGTGCCACGGCATTGGAAGATGCGCATGAGCTGGAGCCGGCGACGGACAGGAAAGCGGCGCGCGGATAA
- a CDS encoding type II toxin-antitoxin system Phd/YefM family antitoxin produces the protein MTKTVTALEMKTRLGRYLAGVESDAMEYLITRHERPVALLVPVRTGRGTRAAALRRLATGSVRRKADNWTTKQLIEAGRK, from the coding sequence ATGACTAAAACCGTCACTGCATTGGAAATGAAAACCCGCCTCGGCCGGTATCTGGCCGGGGTGGAAAGCGACGCGATGGAATATCTGATCACGCGGCACGAGAGGCCTGTTGCGCTGCTCGTGCCTGTGCGGACAGGCAGAGGAACGCGGGCGGCGGCGCTCCGCCGCCTCGCAACCGGCTCCGTGCGCCGTAAGGCGGACAACTGGACCACCAAGCAACTCATCGAGGCGGGCCGCAAATGA